ATGAGATATTAAATGACTCAATGAATTTTATTGGTCAAAATAATCATTTgaaacaaattttgatagaatattaagacatttatgtgataatataaaaggaaatgtaaataagattttgggacacccaaaaagaaaaacgtaaagaacaaaaagagaaggaGAGTGTACCATTTTTTAATTTTCACGTTTTAgtatttaccaccttataaaatataatttcatatttaccaccttagTTTTATGAAATGTTTTGTATTcacgtttttttttcaaagattGTTTCTCGCATTAAGGTGggtttcaaaaaaaattccttAAAACCAAGTTACCTTGCATGGGCTTTGACAACCTCTATTGATGATCTCTTCTAGAATTACTAGCTCTTGTGTGGACCTGGTCTAACTATAATATTGTTGTGGAGTTAAAGCCAACAATTTACTCTAATACTCTTTTTAATTACATACATATTTACTTTTCTTGTTGTTATAGTGAATATGATAAATTAAATACCAACTTTCTTAGATATAAtaaccattttttgaatcaAAGTAATCCTATATTTTTAAAAGTGAGTCGTgatttaaaatcacattatctAAGCATAACATGTACTACAACTCATGACCATACTGTTACCAATACTGTTACCAATAAACACATCAAAATAAATTAGAGTTaagttgttgattttttttaaggCATGGtcccactacaagaaattataCCATTAatgacggaaaatcccgtcacTAAAGATCAATAGTAGTGGAAATTCCTGTCGCAagcccgtcataaaagggggttgTCATTAATGAAAAATCTCATTGTTAGCCCGCCGTAAAAGGAATATGTGATGATTGTTCCCGTCTTTATTTGGTTggtagccccgtcgcaaaagccttttacgaCGGAATTTTTAACCGTTATTATTATGTTGTCAATTTGTCATTAATGATATAACTTCTTGTAGTGTCCATAATTAATTTAGTGTTGACCAGATCTATTTAAGAATCAGTGTCTCTTCTGATTGTATATATGAATGGATCAGAATCTTTCACAAATTCGCACAGTCTACGCATTTGGAGGAGAAAGCAGGGCAATTAAGGCATACACTAAATCACTTCGAAAAGCCATTGAATTGGGAAAGAAGAGTGGAGTTACGAAAGGAATTGGCATGGGTTTAACCTTCGCACTGTTGTTGTGCACCTGGGCTTTACTTCTGTGGTACGCTAGCGTACTTGTCAGACATCAGAAGACTAATGGAGGCAAAGCTTTTGCCACTATTTTCAATGTCATTTTCAGTGGATTGTAAGGCTGTATTCTAATCGACTTATTTTATTGggacttatattatctgaaattattttatcttatttgaacttatcttaatttatctgaacttatgttATCTGAAAAAGAAATTttgttttgtctgaaataaacttatttaggtgtgaaaatgattgaaaaaaacttattttttctgaatttaacTTAACATAACTTATCTTAGCTTATCTATACTTAACTGAATTTATcctaacttatctaaacttatcttaacttattttgCCTGAAAtgagtcaaaataagtcgaacagaacatacTCTAAGTTAACTGTCAAACTAAGGCTTTGTTTTATTGGAcctattttgtctgaacttaactggactaattatttttgaatttattttatctgaaaaaaaaaattattttgtcaaataaacttatttttatatgaaaatgtctggaaaaaatcttttttttttctaaacttatattatctaaactaaactgaacttatctgaactaatttgaacttattttgataTTTGTAGTGCTCTTGGTCATGCGGCTCCAAACCTTGCTGCAATTGCTAAAGGGAATGCAGCTGCTACAAACATAGTAagcatgattgacaatgaagcAGATTCTTCTAAACGATTGGTTTCTGGTTTAACATTGCCAAGAATAGTTGGTGAGATTGAGTTTCGAGAGGTCTGTTTCTCTTATCCATCGAGGCCTAACAACATGATCTTTGACTGCCTGAGTTTCTCAGTGACTGCTGGGAAAACATTTGCTTTTGTTGGCCCAAGTGGTTCAGGGAAAAGCACAATTATCTCTTTGGTTCAACGATTCTATGATTTAACTTCAGGTATTCTAGCTAGCTATTTCggttttttttttaggaaattttGTTGGGAACTACCTTTTATAAGAGTGATTTTGAAAATAACTACCTTTTATGTAGTTGATTGAGAATAACTACCTATCATCTTCATTTTTGTTGGTAACACTACCACTTTTCATCCAAAATTTCGTCCAATGAGCCCCCTGGTAACGATTTATCTCTACTTATTGGTAATTAACCATTAATTGAAGGTATTTTTCCCTAACTATAAGCAATTTCCCCCAAATTATAAACTCTAATTTGCAAATATATGTGGCTAATGActaatttttgggactaattaCCTTTATTTGGGGGTCAATATGAGGTTGGTTATTGATAATTAGAAGTAAAATCATTATTGGTAGGCCCTGATAGAGATAGAGATAAAAAAATTGTAGATGCTAAATCTACAACctaagctctgataccatgctATATTATGATAAACTCCTTGAATTGGAGTGTATTATATTGATCAAATATAGGGATTACAATATGAATTAATCCTAACAGAATTAGGAACACTAATATGACTAGAAGTCTAATATAAATCAAATATCCTAAAAAATTAAATCCTAGTAGGTGTCTATTTCTATCAAGCCCCTTGGATGTAATTTTGGATGAAAAACGTTAGGTTATAGTtctacaaaaaaaaatgaagataaTAGTTAGTTATTTTCAAAATCACTTATGAAAGGTAGTTCCCCACAAAATATCCTTTTTGTGATGTTAGAATGTTGTAATCACAAAGGGTTCTGAATTTTACACTGTTATTATGCCAATGAAACAAAAAGGTACTATACTTTTGGATGGGCATGTTATTGAAGATCTCCAACTAAAATGGTTGAGAGAGCAAATGGGGTTAGTTAATCAAGAACCAGTGTTATTTGCAACTAGTATATTAGAAAACATTCTATATGGGAAAGAAGGTGCAGATATGGAACAAGTTATGGAAGCTGCCAAAGCTGCAAATGCACATTCTTTTATTCAAGATCTACCTCATGGTTACCATACTCAGGTGAGAGTCTTGCATGCATGCCCTGCCGTCAACGGCTGAATATTTTGatatttaccaccttttaagttTCAGGTTTTTTTAATTACCATCTTATACTACCCATAATGATCTttacatttactatttttacaaattttaagACAAATGTAATAAATCGTGTAAAAAGAtaggtgaatataataaaaatatagtAAAGTAAGATATATATTGTAATAAAGTgggtgagtgtaagaaaaaaaatgaataaagaaagaaaaagttAGTGGAAAGATGCAGATTTTGTTTGGGTAAGAGGGGTAATGTGGTatattttcatgtccaaaaaaaGTACTTCGTATAAGACACAATCTAAAGAACATTATGATACGGACTAAAATGGAAAGTATAAAGATCATTATGAAACGAAGGTTAGTAAAATGTAAtttcatactccctctgtcccaattTAATTTTTACTCACCCCTATATGTGATCAATCTTTTCTCATGTACGGGCTTGTGTTAACCCCGACGAATTTATCAGTGTATCTTGTATATATGTTAGCATGTTATGCCTCACAATGTACTTCCTTCCTTTTAGGTAGGTGAGGGTGGAACACTACTTTCAGGGGGGCAAAAGCAAAGAATTGCCATTACAAGGGCTATCCTGAGAAACCCAAAGATTTTACTACTAGATGAAGCAACGAGTGCTCTCGATTTGGAGTCAGAACATATAGTTCAGAAAGCCCTTGATGGAATTATGTCAAACAGGACAACAATTGTTGTTGCTCATAGATTATCCACTATTAAAAACGTTGATCAAATCATTGTTCTAAACAACGGTACAGTTGTTGAAACGGGAACGCATTTAGAGTTGACAACAAAACAAGGAGAGTACGCTAAATTAATCAACTTGCAAGTATCAGAACTTGGCAATGAGGATAGAAACTCAACGAGCTTTAAAGAAACTCTAACGGTGAGCTACAAGATGGTATAGCTAAGTTTGTCACATCAAATGTCTAGTTACAATTGATTTGAGCTACAAGGTCCAACATTGCTTTGCTACAATACCCTGTAGCTTccaataataattaatttttttatggataagttttttttaccacctaattaataaaaatttgtTTTCTACCAATAAataaactaaaacttgtatgtCACCCCCTAATAAAAGGTTTAgaacttattttttaccacctaaaaaatgaaaaaaatagatCAAAACGTTATGTGAAGGGCCACAATAACGGTAATTTTCTGATATTTTCTCttcttccacgatttcatgCATGTATTTAACTTTCATCTTTTCCCCTGCTTCCATGAATTTTCACATAATTTTCCTCTGCTTTAATtcacaaaattaataaaattcaaTGACAGTAAAGAGAGGAGAGTGAAAAGgttaaagaaaatcacacaTGGAGTATAAAAAATTGGAGGAAAATCGAATTAGTAGGCCCTATATCTATTTTTCCGGTTTCAGGTGGTAAAagtcaaaatttaatttttttcaggtggcaaaatacaagttttagttttttaggtgcttaaaaataatttttcggtTTTTGTGGGGGGTAAAAAAAATTTATCCTTTATTtattaatctaaaataaattattcaatataCAACGTGATTTTGAGCTATCTGGTCAAAATAGCTACACGATTTTACTAGTTGCTTGTGTCATTGATGTACCAATGGTTGACTACTTCCtcacgtgtttttattttttatgagcaGGTCCCTCTTTTAACCACTGGAGTTGCTCCCACCAGTATCAACCACCAGCAACCAGAAGAAAGTCGCTTAACTAGGCCATCTACACTTACAGAAAATAATATAGTAGTTGGTTCGCCTGCCAAAGATCCAACTCCATCCTTTAAGGAACTGGTTAAGCTAAACAAATCTGAATGGCTTTATGCATTGCTTGGATCTATAGGTGCAATTCTAACTGGAATACAAGTCCCTTTATTTGCCCTTGGTATCACAAATATGTTGACGGCATTCTATTCTAATGTTGAGGCCAAAATCAAGCATGATGTTCAAGTAACTGCATGTCTTTTTCTTGTGGTGGCCGCTATTACAGTTCCTATATATTTGCTGCAACATTACTTTTATACAGTTATGGGTGAAAGAATCACTTCTCGCATCCGCTTAGCAATGTTTTCAGGTATTTCTAGACATTCTTTTATATTACGTATCCTTTTTGTTTTTGGATATTTTGATATTTACCACTTCTTAAGTTTCAGGTTttgtatttaccaccttataaaatgaGTATAATTTAATTGGTCACTTTAATTTTATGAAATGTTTTTTATTCACCATTTATTAACGAATTTCATCCAAACTTTCGTTCATGTGGACCCTACTTAACTAACTTGCTTAAATTGGAAACCTAAtgaaagaagttgaattaaGTGAGGCCCAATTAACAGAAAATTGATCGTTAAAAAGTGGTGAATACAAAATATTTCATAAAATTAAGGTGGTATATGTGAAATAACATgttataaggtggtaaatacaTAATATGAAACATAAAATGTAGTAAATATGAGAAAGTTCTTTATTTTGTTTAAGTGGAAAATTCTCTATATTTTTTCCACCACATAGCTTGAAGCTTTGTATTTTAACTAAGGCATTTTCATATATGCACTCACTTGGTAGAAGGTACACCCGGCCGTATGTAGCTCCACATGCAGCCGGGTGATTTTGTATTGTTAAGTACAACACAAtcattaaaataaaaagaaattttcTGAGAAAAAAATGTATGTGCTTGAACcgtaaaaatgtgcttttaaattGTAAAATTATGCTTTTAAACCgcaaaaatgtgcttttaaattGGAAAAGTGTGCttttaaatcataaaaaatgTGCTTCAAACCCGATTGCATGTATAACTACATACAACCGGATGCACCTTCTAATTTGTGACTTTAAACATACGAGAACTAACAATGCAACTAGTGCTTGATCGATTcactttcattaatttcactttctcttgtttttttttttttattattatttacttcctgctcctttctggtttgattggtgacaataacgatctcctacgacgattcatgttagccgaccccaaatcattttgggactaaggctttgttgttgttgttgtcgataatgtttgttttaaatTCCAGCTATGCTTTCCAACGAACCGGGCTGGTTTGACTCGGAAAACAATAATGTTGGCACACTTTTGTCAAAGCTAGCTGCCGATGCAACTCTTGTCCGTACAACTCTCGTAGAGCGTTTATCAACCGTTGTGCAAAACACATCACTCGTTGTTGCAGCATTTGTAATAGCGTTTAAATTCAGCTGGCGAATTGCAGCAGTCACTGTTACCATATTTCCTTTGTTAATTGGAGCTTCATTAACAGAGGTAAACATTTGTCTTCTTTATCCGAATTCTTATTTCAAATTTTCCTCATTATTTTTGTGATGACAAAttgtttttaccacctaaaaaaattgcaaaatagttttttaccacctaaaatactaaaacttgtattttaccacctaaaataatataaaacttGTTTAggcgatgataaaggtcgcaagttgcgacaaatAATATGTGTCGCAATACTACGCGTAACTCTTTTAATGGTACCACAAGGATGGCACTTGGACTGCGACTCATCAAATTATTTGTAATATAAACGCCATATTTTTACTCTGAAAATATTACCATATATAAGGTAATCCCTAAAAAAGAaggaaatattttttataatggttatagtaaatatatatttccttttattttgtaaattaaaaattaaaaaatagaaattacTATCTAATAATAATatgttttatgtaattttaaaaaatagttGCGAAACAAATTATGTTGTCGCAAGTTGCTACCTTTATCATTTTgcaacttgttttttaccacatgAAAATAGAAAAATAGATGAAATCGTTATGTGGCGAGCCACGATAGCGGTAATATCTCTGATattatattttctattatttctACGATTACATGTATTTAACTCCCTTCCCCTTCCCCTTCTTCCTCCCATGAATTCGCATGTTCCTCCCACTAATTCATTAAATTGACAAAGTTTAATGGTAGTAAAGAGAAGAGGGTGGAGGAGTTAAAGAAAATCTTAGAGGGGAGTAAAAAGTTGGAGGGAAATTGAATTAGTGGTTCTCAATAACAGTTTCATATATTATCCCGTTTTTAGggggtaaaaaacaagttttaatttttttttttttttggtaaaatacaagtttttcaCACCCTCTGTGCAGAAATACTTCCTTAAAGGTTTTGGTGGAAACAACACTATAGCTTATTCTCGCGCCAATTCTTTAGCTCGAGAAGCAATTGCAAATATTCGAACTGTTGCAGCTTTTGGAACTGGAGAGAGGATTTCAGAACAGTTTGCCTTGGAATTAAGGCAACCAATGAAGAAAGCACTTGTATGGGGGCATATATCAGGATTTGGTTATGGTTTATCACAATTCCTTTCATTTTGTTCCTATGCCCTTACCCTCTGGTACGCTTCAGTTCTcattaaacaaagatctgacaGTTTTGGAGATATCATCACATCTTTCATGGTCTTAATTGTAACGGCCTTTGCAGTAGCAGAAGCATCTGTACTCACATCTGAGATAATGAAAGGTTCAGAAGCATTAAGGTCGGTATTCACCATTATTAGCAGGAAAACCATCATAGATTCTGCAAAGGTTGGTTCGAAGATAGTAGTAAAAGATATAATCAAAGGAAACATAGAGTTTAAGGAGGTTAGATTTGAGTACCCAACTCGTACACAAATAACCGTTCTTAATGATTTAAACTTAAAGATCCCTTCTGGAAAATGTGTGGCAGTAGTTGGACAAAGTGGGTGTGGTAAAAGCACATTGATTTCACTTGTTATGAGATTTTACGATCCATCTTCTGGTGTTGTACTACTTGATCAAGTAGACATCAGAAGcttgaatttgaggtttatTAGACAAAAAATAGGCTTGGTTCAGCAAGAACCTGCATTATTTTCGACAACAGTTTATGATAATATACGTTATGGTAATGAGAATGCAACAGAAGTAGAGATAATACAAGCTGCAAAAGCTGCTAATGCGCATGAATTCATTACCAGAATGCCTGAAGGGTACAACACACAGGTTGGGGGAAAAGGGTGCGAGTTATCAGGAGGTCAGAAACAAAGGGTGGCCATAGCTAGAGCGATCCTAAGAGACCCGTTAATCCTTCTTCTAGATGAAGCTACAAGTGCGTTGGATACCGCGTCAGAGAAGGTTGTTCAAGAAGCACTCGATAAGGTAATGCAAGGGAGGACAACGATTGTGGTGGCGCATAGGTTGTCGACCATATATAATGCAGATAGTATTGTTGTGATGAATCATGGGAGGGTAGTTGAAATCGGAAGTCATGAGGAACTTCTTAGCATTCCTCAAAGTATATATGCCCAATTAGTTGGTTTACAAGAAG
This genomic stretch from Spinacia oleracea cultivar Varoflay chromosome 3, BTI_SOV_V1, whole genome shotgun sequence harbors:
- the LOC110800423 gene encoding ABC transporter B family member 13-like isoform X1; translated protein: MEDIEHDSKRVASPSPPPPSSSSPPLLWSCGLFAVAERLDCVLMLLGSIGACIHGAAPPVFFVLVGQMIDSLGSFSSNHRLLSSRISQLSMYLVYLGLVMLVSSWIGVATWKQTGERQAARMRLKYMSAVLKKDIHYFETEAQNKSLIFQISSDTILVQDAIGDKIGHCVRYLSQSIVGMIIGFVLVWQLTLVTVAIIPLMVVAGAYTVILSNLSQKAETAYAESGKIAEENLSQIRTVYAFGGESRAIKAYTKSLRKAIELGKKSGVTKGIGMGLTFALLLCTWALLLWYASVLVRHQKTNGGKAFATIFNVIFSGFALGHAAPNLAAIAKGNAAATNIVSMIDNEADSSKRLVSGLTLPRIVGEIEFREVCFSYPSRPNNMIFDCLSFSVTAGKTFAFVGPSGSGKSTIISLVQRFYDLTSGTILLDGHVIEDLQLKWLREQMGLVNQEPVLFATSILENILYGKEGADMEQVMEAAKAANAHSFIQDLPHGYHTQVGEGGTLLSGGQKQRIAITRAILRNPKILLLDEATSALDLESEHIVQKALDGIMSNRTTIVVAHRLSTIKNVDQIIVLNNGTVVETGTHLELTTKQGEYAKLINLQVSELGNEDRNSTSFKETLTQVPLLTTGVAPTSINHQQPEESRLTRPSTLTENNIVVGSPAKDPTPSFKELVKLNKSEWLYALLGSIGAILTGIQVPLFALGITNMLTAFYSNVEAKIKHDVQVTACLFLVVAAITVPIYLLQHYFYTVMGERITSRIRLAMFSAMLSNEPGWFDSENNNVGTLLSKLAADATLVRTTLVERLSTVVQNTSLVVAAFVIAFKFSWRIAAVTVTIFPLLIGASLTEKYFLKGFGGNNTIAYSRANSLAREAIANIRTVAAFGTGERISEQFALELRQPMKKALVWGHISGFGYGLSQFLSFCSYALTLWYASVLIKQRSDSFGDIITSFMVLIVTAFAVAEASVLTSEIMKGSEALRSVFTIISRKTIIDSAKVGSKIVVKDIIKGNIEFKEVRFEYPTRTQITVLNDLNLKIPSGKCVAVVGQSGCGKSTLISLVMRFYDPSSGVVLLDQVDIRSLNLRFIRQKIGLVQQEPALFSTTVYDNIRYGNENATEVEIIQAAKAANAHEFITRMPEGYNTQVGGKGCELSGGQKQRVAIARAILRDPLILLLDEATSALDTASEKVVQEALDKVMQGRTTIVVAHRLSTIYNADSIVVMNHGRVVEIGSHEELLSIPQSIYAQLVGLQEVDARE
- the LOC110800423 gene encoding ABC transporter B family member 13-like isoform X2; translation: MEDIEHDSKRVASPSPPPPSSSSPPLLWSCGLFAVAERLDCVLMLLGSIGACIHGAAPPVFFVLVGQMIDSLGSFSSNHRLLSSRISQLSMYLVYLGLVMLVSSWIGVATWKQTGERQAARMRLKYMSAVLKKDIHYFETEAQNKSLIFQISSDTILVQDAIGDKIGHCVRYLSQSIVGMIIGFVLVWQLTLVTVAIIPLMVVAGAYTVILSNLSQKAETAYAESGKIAEENLSQIRTVYAFGGESRAIKAYTKSLRKAIELGKKSGVTKGIGMGLTFALLLCTWALLLWYASVLVRHQKTNGGKAFATIFNVIFSGFALGHAAPNLAAIAKGNAAATNIVSMIDNEADSSKRLVSGLTLPRIVGEIEFREVCFSYPSRPNNMIFDCLSFSVTAGKTFAFVGPSGSGKSTIISLVQRFYDLTSGTILLDGHVIEDLQLKWLREQMGLVNQEPVLFATSILENILYGKEGADMEQVMEAAKAANAHSFIQDLPHGYHTQVGEGGTLLSGGQKQRIAITRAILRNPKILLLDEATSALDLESEHIVQKALDGIMSNRTTIVVAHRLSTIKNVDQIIVLNNGTVVETGTHLELTTKQGEYAKLINLQVSELGNEDRNSTIAPTSINHQQPEESRLTRPSTLTENNIVVGSPAKDPTPSFKELVKLNKSEWLYALLGSIGAILTGIQVPLFALGITNMLTAFYSNVEAKIKHDVQVTACLFLVVAAITVPIYLLQHYFYTVMGERITSRIRLAMFSAMLSNEPGWFDSENNNVGTLLSKLAADATLVRTTLVERLSTVVQNTSLVVAAFVIAFKFSWRIAAVTVTIFPLLIGASLTEKYFLKGFGGNNTIAYSRANSLAREAIANIRTVAAFGTGERISEQFALELRQPMKKALVWGHISGFGYGLSQFLSFCSYALTLWYASVLIKQRSDSFGDIITSFMVLIVTAFAVAEASVLTSEIMKGSEALRSVFTIISRKTIIDSAKVGSKIVVKDIIKGNIEFKEVRFEYPTRTQITVLNDLNLKIPSGKCVAVVGQSGCGKSTLISLVMRFYDPSSGVVLLDQVDIRSLNLRFIRQKIGLVQQEPALFSTTVYDNIRYGNENATEVEIIQAAKAANAHEFITRMPEGYNTQVGGKGCELSGGQKQRVAIARAILRDPLILLLDEATSALDTASEKVVQEALDKVMQGRTTIVVAHRLSTIYNADSIVVMNHGRVVEIGSHEELLSIPQSIYAQLVGLQEVDARE